GCCGACATTCCGCTCGCGGGCCCGCGTCATCATGTCCCACCAGGTGTATTGATCGCGCCGGTCAGGATTCATCTTGCGAAACACGTCGACGTACCCGCGGGCCACCATGCGGTCCATCCAATCGCGCTCGATCTTTAGAAATCCCGACACATTCTCATTTTCCTTGGGGCGCGCGATGTCGATCTCGTGATGCGCGGTATTGTAGTCGCCGCAAATCACCAGGCGGTGGCCCTGTTTCCGCAGCGTCTCCCAGTGCTTCAGGATCGATTCATAAAAATCCATCTTGTAGTCCAGCCGTTCCTGGTCGCGCTTGCCGTTGGGGAAGTAGACATTGAACAGGGTGAACGGTTCGAACTCGGTGACCAGCACCCGACCTTCCGTGTCGAACCGGGGGATTCCAAACCCCGGCCTGACCGAGCGGGGAGGACGATTGCAGTACGTGGCCACGCCGCTGTATCCCTTGCGCTCGCCTGAACTCCAGAAACTTTGATACCCCTCAAGGCCCACCACCTGCGGATCGAGTTGCTGCTGCTCCGCCTTGGTTTCCTGGAGACACACACAGTCGGCCGAAGCCTTGCGGAACCAGTCCAGAAATCCCTTTTTCACAACGGCC
The window above is part of the Terriglobia bacterium genome. Proteins encoded here:
- the xth gene encoding exodeoxyribonuclease III, translated to MKKTKSSSIKLLSWNVNGIRAVVKKGFLDWFRKASADCVCLQETKAEQQQLDPQVVGLEGYQSFWSSGERKGYSGVATYCNRPPRSVRPGFGIPRFDTEGRVLVTEFEPFTLFNVYFPNGKRDQERLDYKMDFYESILKHWETLRKQGHRLVICGDYNTAHHEIDIARPKENENVSGFLKIERDWMDRMVARGYVDVFRKMNPDRRDQYTWWDMMTRARERNVGWRIDYFFVTEDLLPHVKKAWIDPEVTGSDHCPVGLELKF